The window CAGGACGAAATCTTCTTTTGTTCCTGCCACGCTGCCTTAACCCTCAAGGCTGCAGCCACTCGAACCCTTCCCCGTCTCCCTTCGCGTCAGGTGATACTGTGCCCAAGACCAATACTGCTGAAGTCGAAATGAACCGCCGCTCTAGCGACCGCCGGACCAAGGAAGACCGCCGTAAAGAGAGCACTCCCGTCGCCGTCGAACGCCGCGCCGCCACTCCCACCGAACGCCGCAAGGCTCCGCGCCGCCGCCAAATCGACCCCACCACCTGCGAACGCGACTACTCGGGCGAAGAAATCGAATTCATGCAAGCCATGGACGCCTACAAGCGAGCCAACGGCCGCATGTTCCCCACCTGCAGCGAGATTCTCGAAGTCATCCGCGCCATGGGCTATGTCCGCGTCACGCCGACGCAAGTTGCCGAAGGGACGATCGAAGCCCCGGCTGCTGAAGTTGCTCCTGCCGAAGCCACCAACTAGTCGTCATCGAATCAAAGTAAGTCAGACCCACGCCGTCGTCGCAGGACTGGTGCGTAAGCATCAGCCCTGTGGCGTTTCTTGAGCGAGTTATTCTCCGGTCCCGGTCCAATCCTTTGGCAGTTCCAGCGACCAAACCTCGCTGCTCAGCGGCTGCGCATGGCCACCAGCGATCCACAATTTGTCCTGAAACACAAAAGCGCTGTGCTCGTGGCGTTCCTTCCACTTCGTTTCGGTTTTGAGCTCTTTCCACTCCTTGCCATCCGCCGAGTACCACACATCGTTCCAATTCTTCGCGGGATTGTTCGACCAGCCGCCGATGACCCAGATCTTGTTGCGATAGACCGCCGTTGAAAACCACAGCCGGGCCGACCACGGCGCTGCGGCGGTTTCTTGCTGCCAATGCACGCCGTCGTCCGACGACCAGACGTCGTTCACGGCTTGATACTTGGGCACATAGCTGCCGCCGCCAAAAATATAAATCTTGTTGCCAAGCACCGCGGCTTGGTGATAAGCACGCGGCGACCAGCCCGCATCGGCCGTCGCTTGCTTCCACGCTTTGCCGTCAGCGGAATACCAGACGTCGTTCTTCAAACTCTTGTCGTCGCCGAAGTAGTAGTTCTCGGTGCCGCCGAGAACCCACATTTTATTTTGAAACACGACGGACCCAGCGGCGATCCGCGGCGTCCAACCAGCCGTCGCGGTCGCTTGTTCCCACTTGTTGCCATCCGCCGAGGACCAGACTTCGCTACTTGCCGAATGTCCCGGCAAGCGGCCCTTATACCAGCCTCCCATGAACCACATGCGGTCATTGAAGACCAGCGTCATCGGCAGGTCGCTGTGTTTCCACGGCGCGTCTTTCTCCACGAGCTTCCACGCTTTGCCGTCGGTCGAGCTCCACACATCGCGCGGCGGCTCGTGGAAGGAATCGAACCAACCGCCGAAGATCCAGAGCTGATCCTTGAAGACAACCTCGCCCTGCGAATCGCGCGGCTGCCAACCGGCGTCGGCGGTGACCTTCTGCCAATTCAGCGGTTCCGCAGCAGAGAGCGATGTTGTCGCCAGGAAAATCAACCATAGAAAACGCCACATCATCTCTCTCCGAGTTTTATTGAGCGATCGCAGCGAGTCGCTCCATCCAACCTTGCACCTGCATCGCATCGGCAAAGGTGGCTCCGGCAGGAACCGCCTGTTCGCCGCGCACTACTCGGCAAAAACAACGCAGCTCCTCGGCCATCATTCCCGTCGCACTCCCCTGCCCTGCTCGAATCTCGAGAGCCAGCGGCCAAGAAGCGCGCTCGTCCCACACTTCGATTGGCCGCGGATTCGGCGAGATCCGCGCCGACCAACCTGCGCCGAAAACCTCCATCCGGTCGAAGCCACGCGGCGGCATGCCAGACGGCGTGAGATAAGAAGCCGCGAACGAAGCAATCGGGCCGTCGGCCCAAGTTAGTTGCGCGAGCGCCAGATCGATCTCGCAGCGCGAAGTGCGATGATACTGCGAGCTGAATCGCGCCGGCTCTGAGTTACCGAGCAAAGCTTGCACCGCGTACAGATCGTGAACCATCGTGGCGAACAGTGGATTCTCGCCGGGAAACTTCATGACCGTCTCAGCCGGCCGATGGCGGACGCAGTCGATGAAATGAATCGGGCCGCGAGTGGCCGCCACTTCACGCAGTTGCTGAAACTCGCTGTTGAAAAGAACGATGTGGCCGAGCATCAGGTTGCTGGAATCGGCTTTCACCAGCGAAGAGAGTTGCTGAGCGTCCGCCAGATTATCGGCAATCGGCTTTTCCAGCAGCACGCATTTGCCGGCCCGTAACAGCGCACTCGTCACGGCCACATGCTCTGCCGTCGAGCAGGCGACAACCCACGCTTCGGCATCGGATTCGGCAATCGCGCGCGATAGATCGGTCCAGCCGCGCACGCCGGGCAACTCATTCGCCACTGCGGCCAGGCTTTCCTGCCGCCGCGCGACGAGGCCGACGAGTTCCGCTTCGGCCAACTTCGCCAACGTCAACGCATGCAGTCGCCCGAAACGCCCGAGACCGACGACGCCGATTTTGACAGGCTGCATGCGAGGAATCGACTGTAGCTGAATTCGCCAGAATTCAGCTGGTGACGATCCGTTGCCCGGTTCTGAATTCTGGCGAATTCAGCTACGTTGTCGTCGTGCTACGCGATCTTAATGAGCGTGATCGTGCTGATGGCCACCAGCGCCAAACAGCGGGTGCTGTTTGTTGCCGCGGGCATGCACGAACGCGATCAGGTCGAGAATTTCTTCCTTGGTTAGTTTGTCGAGCAAGCCCTTCGGCATGATCGAGACCTTCGATAGTTGCCGTTCCTCGATCTCGCTCTTCTTGATCGTGATCGGCTCGGCTTTCGCCAGCGGGTTCTCGATCAACTTCAGCGAGTCGGGCGTTTCCTCCAGCACAAGGCCCGTCTTGGCCTGGCCGTTCGTGAGGAGCAGTTGCACCGTCTGGAATTTCTCGTTGATCTTGGCCGATGGATCGAGGACTTCCTTGAGCACGTCGAGTTGCGTCAGCTTCGCGTCGAGCTTCGTCAGATCCGGACCAAATGCATTGCCGACGTTGTCGACCTTGTGACAGGCAATGCAATTTGCCACCGTGAACATCTGCTTGCCGGTCGCGAACGAACGGCCTTTCATCTGTTCGACGGAGGGACCGAGATCGGCCAGCTTCCATTCGGTGCGCGGGCGATTGCTGGCCAGCAGAGGATCGCTGGGCTCGATCTTGTTCGCCGCGAGATAACCTTCCGGATCGGCCTGATAAGCGTCGAGATCTTCGACGACGTACAGCGCGCCGTACATCCGTCGCCAGTGACCGGGATACGTGCAAACGTACGGATAAACGCCCGGCTTCTTCGGCGCCGTGAAGCTCAACCGTTGAGTCGCTCGCGGCTGCAGCAAGTTGCTGCCGAGCAGCACGAGCGGCGAATTCGGCACGAACTGCCGGGCCGCGAACTCGGGCTTCTGCGAATTAGCTTCGGCTTGCAAGCCGATCTCTTCGAGTTTGCCGGGCTGCAGAATGACGAAGTTGTGCGGCATGAGGTCGGAGTTTTCGAGCACGAACTCCACCGGTTTGCCGGCGCGAACGACGAGCACATCTTTATCGAACGACATCTTTTCAAAGACCGTGCCGAGGCGAATCACCCGCACGCCGAGCTCGCTGAGTTCGGCGCGAGACTTCTTCGCCGCGTCGGCAGGCAGGAGCGAAGCGAGCGCGTCGGCGAATTCGAGCGCGTCGAGCGCCGCCGGCGAAGTGCGGTTCGCGGCCGGTACGCTCTTCACATACGTCACTACTTCTTGCAGCAACTCCGGCGCACTTTCCTTCGGCCAAGCCGAGCGCGGCAAACGTTGCAGCGCACGGATGGCCGCAGTGCGATCATCGGCCGATTTGAGGAACGGCGCGAGGAGTCCAAACGTTTTTGCTTCCTGACCGCGGATCTGCGCGAGAGCCTGCATGGCTGCATGGCGGATCACGCCTTCCGGGCCTCCGCCGCCGAGTTCAAAACGGCTGCTGAGCTTCGGCGCCGCGATCTTCTCTTGCTTCCACACATCGTTCCGTTGCGCGTCGAGCACTCGCAGCGTGAAGCCTTCGAGCCGGCTACTCAGTTCATCGGCCCGGTTGAAGACCGCGATGCTATCGATCGGATATTCATCACCGAGATCGACTTCCCACCAGGGCGAATCGCCATTTTCCTGGGTGTGGGTTTGCGTACCGCTGCCGTAGCTGGAGTCAGTTTTGCCGTCGATGGCCCGCGGGGCATCGCCGCCGTAGGCTGTGTTCTTTTGCGATGCTTTGCCCTGACGTGCGATGTTTTGATCGCCCGAATAAACTTCCACTTCGGCCAGCGTCAGCGTGCCGCGGCGGGGAAGTTCGACGCGAATGTAACGGCCGAAGGTTCCCTTGCCGGCATGCTTCGGATCGGCGAGGTTCGCCGGCAAGCCCTTGAGCAGCGGCTCGATCTGAGCATACAAACTGGCTTTCAAATTCGGATCGGAAACGAGCGGCACGGCAGCGACAAAATCCTGCAGCCGTTTCACATCACCGCTGGCTAGCTTCCAAGCCTTGGTCGTTTCGTCGTCGACTTGGATCAGCGCGACGTAACCGATTTGGCGGAGCAGTGGTTGCTTCGCTTTGATCGCGAGCCCTTCGAGCTCCGCGCGAACCGGCGCGAGTTCCGCAGCGCTGCGACTGGTGAGCAAGCGGATCAGATCGAAAATCACACTGGTATCGACATTCGCGCCGCGGCGATCGATTTCGGCGATGCCGTCCATCACGACTCGCAGTTGCGGCTTCTTCTCCATGTTCGAAAGACCAACGACGGCTTCTTGTCGCTGTTCGTCGCGCAGACCCGGGCGATAAAGCAACTCGGTGAAGACTTCTCGCGTGCGCGGTTCTTTCAGCAGTGCTTCGTTCGAAAGATTACGCAGAAAGTAGCGAGCGCCGGCCGGAGTCTTGAAAGTGATCTTCTGCCCCGCGGCTGCGGCAGCATCGACGATCGGCTTCAAGGTTTTCATCGTTTCGCTCTGCACGTAGGTCAGCTTGTCATCCGTGGGTAGCTCGGCAGCGATCAGAGCAATTTCGGCCGCTTCGGGCACCGTAAAGAAGCTCGCTGCACGAACGGCTTCGAGGCGGACCTTCGGATGTTCGTCGCCAGCCGCGGTAAACAGCAACGGCAGCGCTTCATCGACTCGATCGCGCCAATAGCAGAGAACGCGAACGGCGGCAGCCCGCGCGCGGAACTCGGGCGAAGCGAGCTCGCGCCTCAGCAGCGGCAGATCGACGATGTTGTGGTGCTGATGCAGCCACAGTGCTTCCAGCATGTGGTGTTCGTAGCTCACATCTTTCTTATCGAGTGACAGGTACCACTGATTGGCGGCGGGAATCACATCGGTGGTCGGCCGCGCGCTCAGTTCGAGGCGAGCGCGATAACGAACGCGATCGTCGGGGTGCTTCAGCACTTCGAGCAACTGCGGAATGGTCTGCTTGGCGTCGATTCGTGGGGCTTCTACCAGTTGGCGACCCTTGTGCGTGACGCGATAGACACGGCCATACGTGCGATTGCGATTGGGATCGCGCAAGTTGTGCTGCATGTGGCCGATGATCGGGTTGTGCCAATCGGTGAAATAGATGGCGCCATCCGGGCCAACTTCGATATCGGCGGGGCGGAAGTTGGGATCGCTGCTGGACACGATCGGCTCGACTTCGGTGGCCGTCAGGCTCGAACCGGTGTCGTCGACCTTGTACTGTAGAATCCCTTGAAAACCGATGACGTTCGGCACGAGCAGGTTGCCGCGAAACTCTTCAGGAAAATGACTGCTGGAGAGAATCTCGAGTCCCGAGCAGGGGCGCGTTCGCTGTTGATAAACATGCGGCGGGCCGGCGTGCTTGTTGGGATAGTTGACGTGGCCCGAGAAGAGGGCGCCGTGCGTGGGAACCGCGCCCGTGCCGTCGATCACAACGTCTTCGCCCCATTTGTCGAAGACGTGACCGTGCGGATTGGCGAAGCCGTGCGAAACGTAAACGTCGAACTTCTGAGCCCGCGGTTCGTAGCGAAAGACCGCGCCATTGGCGACGCGCCGCGGCGCACCCCAGGGAGTCTCGACCTGCGTGTGATGGAACGTCCCTTCTTGAAAATAAAGCGCGCCGCCCGGATCGAGCGTGAAGCTGTTCGAGGTGTGATGCGTATCGGCAGTGTCGAGGCCGTGCAGCAGCGAGATGCGCACGTCGGCCTTATCGTCGCCGTCGGTGTCTTTGAGAAAGAGAATGTCCGGCGCCATCGCCACGATCACGCCGCCGTTCCAGAATTCAAAGCCGGTCGGGTTATGAATGTCGCTGACGAAGGGCGTGCATTTGTCGGCCCGGCCATCGCCGTTGGTGTCTTCCAGAATGAGGAGCTTGTCGTTCATCGGCTCCGTCGGTTTCCAGTGCGGATAGGTCGGCCAGACCGCGACCCACAACCGGCCGCGTGGATCAAAGGCCATCTGCACCGGGCTGGCCAGCTCTGGAAAATCGGCTTCCGAGGCAAAGAGCTCAACCTTCAGATCTTTGTGCACCGTCATCCGCGAAATGGCATCTTCGCCGTCGAGGAACAAGTGCTTGCCGCCCGGCAGCGGACCGGGCTTGTTGCTGACGACCGGAATGAACGGCGGGAGATTGGTCTCGGCCAGTTCGACTTTCTTTCCCTGAGCGATTTCCCACACTCGGCTGTCGCGGTTCGCTGTCTGCACGTCGAGCACTTCGAGCTCGCGCTGACCGACTTCGTAGTTCGATTGACCGCCCGTGAAACGCAGGAACGCGCGATCGCCGTAGACCGAAAAGCCGTCGGTCGTGCGATAGCGATGGAACCAGTAGAAGTTCTTGTCGACGACTGCTTTGCGCAGCGGCTCGAGCGCCTTGGGATCTTGCACGGCAGTGGTGCGGCCAGGAAAGAGGGCAGCATCGGCAGCGGCAGCGATGTAGAAATCGCCGAGGTCGTTCAAGTGAATGCCGTTGATGGTGAGCGGCTCTTTGTTGGCAGCGTAGGCTTGTTGCGACGGCGCGAAGAGATCAACAAAGACGATCTCTTTGGCTGTGGCGACTTCGGCCATCGCCTTCGTGTACAGCGCCAGGCGGACGTTGTTCTCCTTGCCATCGGGCAAGTTGCGATCTTCGAGATCTTCGTGTGCGATCGGTGAGAAGAGCACGATCTGCGGCGCGCTCTTGCCGTTGTATTTTTGTGCTCGCCAATGATCGATCTGATCGGCGAGTTGCTTCTTAAAAGCTTCGAGCCCCCCCTGCCCTGCGAACGATTCGTTGTAGCCGAAGAACGCGAAGATGACGTCAGCTTTGGTGTTCGTCAGCTCGAAGCGGTTCTGGCGGACCGGGGCATCTTTGTTGAGCTTATCGGGCTGCGGGATTTTTGCTTCGCCGCGGAGCCATTCATCGGGCGTGCCGAAGTCTTTGGAGCGGAGCCGCGTAGTGAGCTCATCGGCAGAGTAACCGAGATTGCGAAAGACCAGCTGATGCTGCGGGTAGCGGGCATGCAGCCGAGTCTCGAGCCAGCCGACGTGTTGCATCCGCTCGGCGAGCGTGTTGCCGACGATGCAGATGTGATCGCCCGGTTTCAGTTCGAGCTGCTGAGCACTGGCGATGCCGCCGAGCAGAAATACGAACGCGATG is drawn from Anatilimnocola floriformis and contains these coding sequences:
- a CDS encoding Gfo/Idh/MocA family protein, giving the protein MQPVKIGVVGLGRFGRLHALTLAKLAEAELVGLVARRQESLAAVANELPGVRGWTDLSRAIAESDAEAWVVACSTAEHVAVTSALLRAGKCVLLEKPIADNLADAQQLSSLVKADSSNLMLGHIVLFNSEFQQLREVAATRGPIHFIDCVRHRPAETVMKFPGENPLFATMVHDLYAVQALLGNSEPARFSSQYHRTSRCEIDLALAQLTWADGPIASFAASYLTPSGMPPRGFDRMEVFGAGWSARISPNPRPIEVWDERASWPLALEIRAGQGSATGMMAEELRCFCRVVRGEQAVPAGATFADAMQVQGWMERLAAIAQ
- a CDS encoding PVC-type heme-binding CxxCH protein; amino-acid sequence: MLTTVRSLLAIAFVFLLGGIASAQQLELKPGDHICIVGNTLAERMQHVGWLETRLHARYPQHQLVFRNLGYSADELTTRLRSKDFGTPDEWLRGEAKIPQPDKLNKDAPVRQNRFELTNTKADVIFAFFGYNESFAGQGGLEAFKKQLADQIDHWRAQKYNGKSAPQIVLFSPIAHEDLEDRNLPDGKENNVRLALYTKAMAEVATAKEIVFVDLFAPSQQAYAANKEPLTINGIHLNDLGDFYIAAAADAALFPGRTTAVQDPKALEPLRKAVVDKNFYWFHRYRTTDGFSVYGDRAFLRFTGGQSNYEVGQRELEVLDVQTANRDSRVWEIAQGKKVELAETNLPPFIPVVSNKPGPLPGGKHLFLDGEDAISRMTVHKDLKVELFASEADFPELASPVQMAFDPRGRLWVAVWPTYPHWKPTEPMNDKLLILEDTNGDGRADKCTPFVSDIHNPTGFEFWNGGVIVAMAPDILFLKDTDGDDKADVRISLLHGLDTADTHHTSNSFTLDPGGALYFQEGTFHHTQVETPWGAPRRVANGAVFRYEPRAQKFDVYVSHGFANPHGHVFDKWGEDVVIDGTGAVPTHGALFSGHVNYPNKHAGPPHVYQQRTRPCSGLEILSSSHFPEEFRGNLLVPNVIGFQGILQYKVDDTGSSLTATEVEPIVSSSDPNFRPADIEVGPDGAIYFTDWHNPIIGHMQHNLRDPNRNRTYGRVYRVTHKGRQLVEAPRIDAKQTIPQLLEVLKHPDDRVRYRARLELSARPTTDVIPAANQWYLSLDKKDVSYEHHMLEALWLHQHHNIVDLPLLRRELASPEFRARAAAVRVLCYWRDRVDEALPLLFTAAGDEHPKVRLEAVRAASFFTVPEAAEIALIAAELPTDDKLTYVQSETMKTLKPIVDAAAAAGQKITFKTPAGARYFLRNLSNEALLKEPRTREVFTELLYRPGLRDEQRQEAVVGLSNMEKKPQLRVVMDGIAEIDRRGANVDTSVIFDLIRLLTSRSAAELAPVRAELEGLAIKAKQPLLRQIGYVALIQVDDETTKAWKLASGDVKRLQDFVAAVPLVSDPNLKASLYAQIEPLLKGLPANLADPKHAGKGTFGRYIRVELPRRGTLTLAEVEVYSGDQNIARQGKASQKNTAYGGDAPRAIDGKTDSSYGSGTQTHTQENGDSPWWEVDLGDEYPIDSIAVFNRADELSSRLEGFTLRVLDAQRNDVWKQEKIAAPKLSSRFELGGGGPEGVIRHAAMQALAQIRGQEAKTFGLLAPFLKSADDRTAAIRALQRLPRSAWPKESAPELLQEVVTYVKSVPAANRTSPAALDALEFADALASLLPADAAKKSRAELSELGVRVIRLGTVFEKMSFDKDVLVVRAGKPVEFVLENSDLMPHNFVILQPGKLEEIGLQAEANSQKPEFAARQFVPNSPLVLLGSNLLQPRATQRLSFTAPKKPGVYPYVCTYPGHWRRMYGALYVVEDLDAYQADPEGYLAANKIEPSDPLLASNRPRTEWKLADLGPSVEQMKGRSFATGKQMFTVANCIACHKVDNVGNAFGPDLTKLDAKLTQLDVLKEVLDPSAKINEKFQTVQLLLTNGQAKTGLVLEETPDSLKLIENPLAKAEPITIKKSEIEERQLSKVSIMPKGLLDKLTKEEILDLIAFVHARGNKQHPLFGAGGHQHDHAH
- a CDS encoding Kelch repeat-containing protein — protein: MWRFLWLIFLATTSLSAAEPLNWQKVTADAGWQPRDSQGEVVFKDQLWIFGGWFDSFHEPPRDVWSSTDGKAWKLVEKDAPWKHSDLPMTLVFNDRMWFMGGWYKGRLPGHSASSEVWSSADGNKWEQATATAGWTPRIAAGSVVFQNKMWVLGGTENYYFGDDKSLKNDVWYSADGKAWKQATADAGWSPRAYHQAAVLGNKIYIFGGGSYVPKYQAVNDVWSSDDGVHWQQETAAAPWSARLWFSTAVYRNKIWVIGGWSNNPAKNWNDVWYSADGKEWKELKTETKWKERHEHSAFVFQDKLWIAGGHAQPLSSEVWSLELPKDWTGTGE